The following is a genomic window from Actinomycetota bacterium.
TCCGCGCGCCGGCGCGACCGCGAAGACGCCCCCGCGATCCGCGGGATTGTCTCCGGTGCGCCAGCGCCGGCTCTGTCCCGTCCCAGACGGGACGATGCGAGATCTGCGGCCACGAGGCCGAGAGGGCGGGCGCGTGAACGAACAGGGGCTCTACCAGATCGGCGAGGTCGCCGAACGGGTCGGCTTGTCGCTGCGGACCCTGCGCTACTACGAGGAGGTCGGCATCGTCCAGCCCTCGGGGCGCAGCCCCGGCGGGTTCCGTCTCTACGACGAGTCCGACATCGCCCAGGCGAGCTTCGTCAAGCAGCTCAAGCCCTTGGAGTTCTCGCTCGATCAGATCCGCGAGCTGCTGGAGATCCGCGACCGTCTCACCGGCGCCCACTCGGGTGCGATCGAGCATCTCGATCTCGCCGAGCGCCTGCAGATGTTCATCACCGCGGCCGAGGAGCGCAGCCGAGCGCTGATGGAGCAGTCACAGGGCGCGAACGCGCTCGCCGCCTCGCTGCGTCGCCTGCGCGGCAAAGCGAGACAACGCACGAGCACGCGCGGGTAGACCAATCGCGATGCAAACCACGACGGTGTCCTCGGTCGCGCACGCGGCGCAGCAGCGGCGCACCTTCGCGATCATCTCCCATCCCGATGCGGGCAAGACCACCCTGACTGAGAAGTTCCTCCTGTACTCGGGAGCGATCGCCGAAGCCGGGGTCGTGCGCGCTCGGCGTGAGGGCCGCGCCGTTGTCTCGGATTGGATGGATCTCGAGCGCCAGCGCGGCATCTCGATCACTTCGACGGTCTTGCGGTTCGACCACCAGGGCGTGCACTTGAACCTGCTGGATACGCCGGGCCACCGAGACTTCTCCGAGGACACCTATCGCGTGCTTACCGCCGTCGACGCCGCGATCATGGTGCTCGACGCGGCCAAAGGCATCGAGTCCCAGACCCGCAAGCTGTTCGAGGTCTGCCGCCTGCGTGGCATCCCGCTGCTGACCTTCATCAACAAGTACGACCGGCCCGGCATGGAAGCGCTGCGGCTGCTCGACGAGATCGAGCAGACCCTCGCGCTTCACGCGGCACCGGTCGTGTGGCCCGTCGGGATCGCCGGCGACCTGCGCGGCGTCCTCGACCGCCGCGACGGCTCGTACCACCGGTTCGGCCGCACCGCCCATGGGGCCCGGCAGGCGCCCGAGGAACACCTCGACGCCGCGCGCGCCGCCGCTGAGGACGGCGATGCGTGGCACCGCGCCGAAGAAGAGACGGCGTTGCTGAACGCGATCGGCGCCGACCTCGACCGGGACGAGTTCCTCTCCGGCCGGTCGACGCCGGTGTTCTTCGGATCCGCGCTCACCAACTTCGGCGTGCGTCTCCTGCTCGATGCCATCGTCGAGCTGGCGCCCGCGCCGTCGGCTCGCCCGACACTGGAGGACGGCGCTCGGCACATCGACGCGCCCTTCTCGGGCTTCGTGTTCAAAGTCCAAGCCAACATGGACC
Proteins encoded in this region:
- a CDS encoding MerR family transcriptional regulator: MNEQGLYQIGEVAERVGLSLRTLRYYEEVGIVQPSGRSPGGFRLYDESDIAQASFVKQLKPLEFSLDQIRELLEIRDRLTGAHSGAIEHLDLAERLQMFITAAEERSRALMEQSQGANALAASLRRLRGKARQRTSTRG
- a CDS encoding peptide chain release factor 3, which codes for MQTTTVSSVAHAAQQRRTFAIISHPDAGKTTLTEKFLLYSGAIAEAGVVRARREGRAVVSDWMDLERQRGISITSTVLRFDHQGVHLNLLDTPGHRDFSEDTYRVLTAVDAAIMVLDAAKGIESQTRKLFEVCRLRGIPLLTFINKYDRPGMEALRLLDEIEQTLALHAAPVVWPVGIAGDLRGVLDRRDGSYHRFGRTAHGARQAPEEHLDAARAAAEDGDAWHRAEEETALLNAIGADLDRDEFLSGRSTPVFFGSALTNFGVRLLLDAIVELAPAPSARPTLEDGARHIDAPFSGFVFKVQANMDPNHRDRIAFVRVCSGRFQRGMTATIARTGRPFALKYAHQVRGRDRETLDEAYPGDIIGLVNATELSLGDTLYVDRPVSFPPIPTFAPEHFAVARNRDTSRYKQFRRGLAALDEEGVIQVLRHPDRGDQAPVLAAVGPMQFEVAAHRLAQEFGARVDLSPLDYTIARLTDAAGEPLLRLWREAEVLHRANGARYALFRSQFWLERFQKDHPDVWLETVFVDHSGTHSANG